From Fulvivirga lutea:
AGGTATAGAACCAGAATTAAAACATACAGCCTGTTCTGCTGCTGCTATGGTTTACCCAAAAACTTGTATGGATATGGTAAGGATCGGAATCCTTCAATACGGTTTTTGGCCTAGTAAAGAGACTTTTATCGATTACGTCAGTAAAGTAAAAACACCCGACCGTAATGATCCTCTAAAGAGAGTTATCTCATGGAAGAGCTCTGTGATGAGCGTAAAATATGTGACTACTGGTGAGTTTATTGGATACGGAACTAGTTTTTTAGCACAACAGGACATGAAAATTGCTGCTGTACCTGTGGGATACTCGCACGGGTACAGTCGAGTTTTAAGTAATTTGGGAAGAGCACTTGTAAACGGTATTCGTGTAGGCGTCATCGGCTTGGTTAATATGAATATGATGATGCTTGATATTACCGAAGTGGAAGAAGTAGAAGTTGGAGATGAAGTAATTTTGATTGGAGGCTACAATGGGTTAGAGATTTCAGTGGCTTCTTTCGGTGAATTAAGTAATCAGCTTAACTACGAGCTACTAACAAGACTACCTCAAAGAATACCTAGAAAAATAATAGAATAAAATGGCATTTTTAGAACTACATAAGTCTAGATTAAAACATAATCATAAGTTTCTAACGAAGCTTTTTAGTGAAAGAAATATTGAGTGGGGAGTTGTAACTAAGCTTTTATGTGGAAATAGAGCCTATATAAAAGAAATTCTGAACTTAGGAATAACGGAAATTCACGATTCGAGAATTAGTAATCTTCAGATTGTGAAATCCATGAATCCAGATGTACAGACTGTTTATATAAAACCACCTGCCAAAAGGAGTATTCAGCGAATTATTCAATTCGCAGATGTGAGCTTTAATAGCGAGTATTCAACAATTAAAATGCTTTCAGAAGAAGCTGTTAAGCAAGGTAAGCTTCATAAGATTATCATAATGATTGAAATGGGAGATCTTAGGGAAGGGGTTTTAGGCGAAAATGTCATCGACTTTTATTCGAGGATATTCGAATTGCCAGGTATTAAAATTGTTGGACTAGGTACTAACCTAAATTGCTTGCATGGTGTAATGCCATCACAGGATAAACTTATTCAGTTGAGTCTTTACAAGCAATTGATTGAAGCTAAGTTTGAAAGAGAAATTCCGTGGGTTTCAGGCGGTACTTCCGTAACTATTCCGCTTTTGCTGAAGAATATGCGCCCAATGGGTATTAACCATTTTAGAGTAGGAGAGATTCTCTACTTTGGTTTGAACCTATTTACCATGAAAACAGTGAAGGGTATGAAGGATGATATCTTCAAGCTTCATGCAGAGATCATAGAGCTTCACGAGAAACCAAAGGTGCCTATTGGCGAGTTGGCAGAAAATCCATCAGGAGAAGTACTGGAAATTAACGAGGCAGATTATGGTAAAACATCTTACCGTGCTATTATTGATATAGGATTACTGGATATTTCGCCTGAGTTTTTAATTCCTGATGACAAGAAAATAGAAATCACAGGTGCGAGTAGCGATATGTTGGTGATAGACCTTGGTAAAACGAGAAGAAACTACAAAGTGGGTGATTTAATTTCCTTTAAACTTCGATATATGGGAGCATTGAGCATTCTCAATTCTAATTACATCGAGAAAAAGATTGTTGACTAAATACCCGGAATATTCAGAATTAAGTTGGGGTTAGGACAGTTTTTTAGCCACATTGCCTTTTCACTCGGCTTGCAAACGCCAGGAAAGTCACCAAATTTATCGCCCATATCTTCAATTACCTGAAAATGAAGATGGGGAGGCCAATGTACATTCTCCTCATAGTCTCCGAACCACGCAAATTCAGTCCCTTTTTTAATTTCAGCTCCTATTGTTAAATCTTCTATAGACGATCTGCTCAGATGACCATAGAGCGTATGAAATTTCACCCCTTCCAGTTCATGTTCTAGAATTATAGTAGGCCCATAATCACCGTGTTGATGGTTATCTTTAAAACTGTGCACTATTGCATCAGCAGGTGCGTATACCGGAGTGCCGGCAGGTGCCCATATATCAATTCCTAAATGCAACGATCTGTTTTCTGTATCTGAAAACACATCACTACGGCTGTAAATGGTTCGATTTTCACCATAGCCGCCAACACCTACTTTGCAGTTTTCTTTGGCAAGTGATCCAAAAATGTAATCATTAAAACTTCTTTCATCATTTAAGTTCACATCCGCTAAAGCAGTATTATCCTTTGTAAAATCAAATACAAAGAATGGGTCTTTAGTAAAATTAAATGGTGTTGTTGGGTGAAATAAATCTTTATTTCTGGACAGTATGGCTTCAATTCGAGTCATTAGCAATTGGATAATTTAGGTGTGCAAAGGAAGGCAATAAAAAAAAGTTTAGAAAGCGAGTAAGGGTACAAGTTAGGTACGGTGTTATTAAAGTGAAAGCCATTCAAATGATTGGTTGAAGATTAAAAAGAAAATAACATATCATGAAACTAACTAAATTAAATTCTAGAAGAGTAACTCTAAGCTTGAGCGCTGGTATTTTATCATTACTAATGTTCTCTTGTGCCGATGATGAAGTAGGACAGAACCAATCTGTATCTACCAATGTGGTAGAAGCAGATGCCGAAATGGATGCCGTTTTTGAAGATATTGATGACCTATCAAGTATATCCCTTGAAGCAACTGAAGCAAATAGTGGTGGAAGAATGGAAGAGTTTGAAGATGATAGGTTGTGTGAAGGTGTATTTTCTTATGAAGGAACTAAAGAGTCAGGTACAATTACATTAGACTTTGGAGATGGTTGTGTGGATAGAAAAGGGAACGTAAGAAAGGGAATTATCACAATTTCGCATACAGGGCGCTTCTTTGCACCGGGTGGAATTTCGGTGGTGTCATTTGATAATTATTCTATTAATGACATTCAGGTTGAAGGAACAAGGACAATTGAGAATATTACTGAATCATTATCGGATACATTAATGTTTAGTGTTACACTTAAAGGAGGTAAATTAACATGGCCAGACGAAAGTTTTGCAACTCGCGAAGTAAATAGAGTACGTGTTTGGGAAAGAGCCCTTAACCCTCTAAATGATAAGGTTTTAGTTTCAGGTACTGCTTCAGGTGTATCAAGAGGAGGAGTGGCATATTCAGGACTAATAACAGAAGATTTAGTGTTTGTTAGAAACTGTAGAATAAGCAAAAGAGGAAAGTTACCTGTTGAAGGTATCAATGTTGTTACCACAGAAAACAACATAATAACAATGTACTTTGGAGATGGCGAATGTGATAGAAGGGTGAGAATTGTTGTCGATGGAGTAAGCGATGATATAGTTGTTGAATAGTCCTAAAGTAAAAGTAATTACTAAACCACCGAGCTAAATTAGTTCGGTGGTTTTTTTATATTAAACATACATCCCAATATTGGAAATACATTATAACAATTCCCGATATGAGACTCTTCATTTTTCTAAATATCTGTTTAATAGGCATTTAATGTAATATTTTCTTTGGCATCGTTTTTATTCTTTAATAAATATATTACATTCAACATTGAATCATGAAGTCAATATCTGTAAACACCAAGCTCTATTATTTACTCACTTATGCTGATGGCGAGTTGCATGAGAAGGAGAAGGAAATGGGTGAGAAAATGTTATGGCATGAAGCCATGAGCAAGGAGAAATTTAACGATCAGATTAGTATACTTGAAAAGGAGAGTAAAGAAGCCATTTTTGCAGATTGCATGAAGGAGTTAAAGTCCTTTACTCAGAATGATCAAATTAATTGTCTTGCCTGGATGTGTTTAATTGCCAATGCAGACGGATTCATGGACAAGAACGAGTGGGATTTGATTTATAGAATCTATCATAAGCAGTTAGGTTTAACTTTATCTGATATTACAGCGCGCCAGAAAGAATTGCACCGTTTCATTATGCAATATCGTGACATCCCGGAAGCTTCTGCAACACCCGCCAAAAAACCAGAAACCGAAGTTAAAAAGTCAGATTACAAGCCTTCTAAGTCTGACAAGCCAAAGCTTTCGTTTCCAATGTAGTTTAATTCTTCGAGTAGAATTTACGAATTACTTCTTCAGCTTTTTTATTTTGTGGCGTAAACTCTTTGCAATCAGGACCACCTACAGATTCATGGTTTGTATGCCATTTCCATAAAAACCCGCCACCAAACCAGTTTTGTTTCCATAACCCAAATGCAGATTCATATGCATTAGCCTGTGCTAATTGATTGGTACCCAATTCCTTCCCATCATATTTCCAATGGCCATCGGCAGTATAATCTGTACTTTTGTACCCAAATTCGGTAAATAGTATCTGCTTATTCCACTTTTTTGAGAATGATTCAAGTTCATTAATAATGGGAGCCCAAGACGATTCTAACTGTTCTATTGTTGGAGTTTTGGCATCATTAAGTGGGAAATAAGCATCTACACCTATATAGTCCAAATCTTGCCAAAAACTCACATTTTGATAGTTATCCCAATTCGCAGCGTAGGTTAACTTACCTGAATACACATCTCTTACTTCTCTAATAAGTTCTTTCCAAAATGCAGGCCTTTTTACAACGGCCTTTCTGTATTCAGTACCTATACAAAAAAGTGGTACGTTAAGTGAGTCAGCTACTTTAGCAAATGTAAGAATGTAGTCTCTATAACTACTTTCCCAAACTTTCCATTCATCTTCTGAGTTGAGATCAAAATCGCCAGCCCAACCTTCACCTAACACCCAGGTATGCGGTTTGAGCATTACATTTAAGTTCATTTCATTAGCGTGCGTAATAGTTTGAATCGTACCCGTCACACTTTCGCCCCACCACTGTCCATTATATTGAAATTGAACTTTTGGGTCAGTTCTTTTTGTAAAAGAATAGGGGATAACTGCTACCCAATTGGCTGCAATACGATTGATTGGCTCATAGACTTCTTTACCTACTTTGTTGCGTGGAGCAACAAGACTAACTCCATTAATTTTTTCTGGAGTATTACTCTTAAAACTAATAGCTAGTGTAATAATAAGTATACACGATAAAAATAGCAGAGGCCATTTGAGTTTCATTACTTGCTTAAACGATGTTTTTCTAAAAATAGCAATATAAACGCGGGTAAAACTGTCAAGTCAATAATCATGGCGAAGA
This genomic window contains:
- a CDS encoding alanine racemase, with the translated sequence MAFLELHKSRLKHNHKFLTKLFSERNIEWGVVTKLLCGNRAYIKEILNLGITEIHDSRISNLQIVKSMNPDVQTVYIKPPAKRSIQRIIQFADVSFNSEYSTIKMLSEEAVKQGKLHKIIIMIEMGDLREGVLGENVIDFYSRIFELPGIKIVGLGTNLNCLHGVMPSQDKLIQLSLYKQLIEAKFEREIPWVSGGTSVTIPLLLKNMRPMGINHFRVGEILYFGLNLFTMKTVKGMKDDIFKLHAEIIELHEKPKVPIGELAENPSGEVLEINEADYGKTSYRAIIDIGLLDISPEFLIPDDKKIEITGASSDMLVIDLGKTRRNYKVGDLISFKLRYMGALSILNSNYIEKKIVD
- a CDS encoding peptidoglycan DD-metalloendopeptidase family protein, giving the protein MTRIEAILSRNKDLFHPTTPFNFTKDPFFVFDFTKDNTALADVNLNDERSFNDYIFGSLAKENCKVGVGGYGENRTIYSRSDVFSDTENRSLHLGIDIWAPAGTPVYAPADAIVHSFKDNHQHGDYGPTIILEHELEGVKFHTLYGHLSRSSIEDLTIGAEIKKGTEFAWFGDYEENVHWPPHLHFQVIEDMGDKFGDFPGVCKPSEKAMWLKNCPNPNLILNIPGI
- a CDS encoding TerB family tellurite resistance protein; this translates as MKSISVNTKLYYLLTYADGELHEKEKEMGEKMLWHEAMSKEKFNDQISILEKESKEAIFADCMKELKSFTQNDQINCLAWMCLIANADGFMDKNEWDLIYRIYHKQLGLTLSDITARQKELHRFIMQYRDIPEASATPAKKPETEVKKSDYKPSKSDKPKLSFPM
- a CDS encoding glycoside hydrolase family 113; translated protein: MKLKWPLLFLSCILIITLAISFKSNTPEKINGVSLVAPRNKVGKEVYEPINRIAANWVAVIPYSFTKRTDPKVQFQYNGQWWGESVTGTIQTITHANEMNLNVMLKPHTWVLGEGWAGDFDLNSEDEWKVWESSYRDYILTFAKVADSLNVPLFCIGTEYRKAVVKRPAFWKELIREVRDVYSGKLTYAANWDNYQNVSFWQDLDYIGVDAYFPLNDAKTPTIEQLESSWAPIINELESFSKKWNKQILFTEFGYKSTDYTADGHWKYDGKELGTNQLAQANAYESAFGLWKQNWFGGGFLWKWHTNHESVGGPDCKEFTPQNKKAEEVIRKFYSKN